From a single Novipirellula galeiformis genomic region:
- a CDS encoding protein-L-isoaspartate(D-aspartate) O-methyltransferase encodes MSNVDFDRQRNELVETGVCRLGVRDDAVLQAMRSVPREEFVSEAMREFAYRNAPLPIGSGQTISQPLIVAYMAEALELTATDRVLEIGAGSGYAAAVVSRIAKEVFTVERHRELADAARSRLERLGYDNVHVLHADGTLGWPEHAPFDAIVVSAGAPRVPPALLQQLVIGGRLVIPVGDQQHCQKLIRVTRRGEDDFQHEQLTDVRFVPLVGEAGWESTEE; translated from the coding sequence ATGAGTAACGTCGACTTTGATCGTCAACGCAATGAACTGGTTGAGACCGGGGTGTGCAGGCTCGGAGTTCGGGACGATGCCGTCTTGCAAGCGATGCGGTCGGTGCCGCGGGAAGAATTTGTCAGCGAAGCGATGCGTGAGTTTGCCTATCGCAATGCCCCGTTGCCGATCGGTTCGGGACAAACGATTTCACAACCGTTGATCGTGGCCTATATGGCGGAGGCGTTAGAGTTGACGGCCACCGATCGAGTGCTTGAAATCGGTGCAGGTTCGGGATACGCAGCTGCCGTCGTGTCGCGGATCGCCAAGGAAGTGTTTACGGTTGAACGTCATCGAGAGCTGGCCGACGCGGCTCGGTCGCGGCTGGAGCGACTTGGCTACGACAATGTTCATGTGCTGCACGCCGATGGCACCCTTGGCTGGCCCGAACACGCTCCATTTGATGCGATCGTCGTGTCCGCAGGTGCTCCGCGGGTACCGCCCGCTTTGTTGCAACAGCTGGTAATCGGAGGACGGCTTGTCATCCCCGTTGGGGATCAGCAGCATTGTCAAAAACTCATTCGCGTGACCCGCCGAGGCGAAGATGATTTTCAACACGAGCAGCTGACCGACGTCCGCTTTGTGCCGTTAGTCGGCGAAGCGGGCTGGGAGTCCACCGAGGAATAA